The Candidatus Campbellbacteria bacterium genomic sequence CGCGATTGCTCCGGGCAATGTGTTGGCCAAGTTGTCGAACAACCAGAGGGCGCTTGTCATGTACAGGTTGAAGAAGAAAGAGAGGAGGGTCATCCACACGGACAGAGTCAGATAGACTTTTATCCGTTGCATCTCCTCCGGCATACCGACCATCGTCTCCTTGACCGCGCGCACGAAAGCGACGCACGCGCTCTGCCAGTCGTAGGCGATCCATCCCACGACGGCTCCGACGATGGCGGCCAGGGCGAGCGACGCCCACGGCCAGCCGAACTGGGCCACGAAGGCCAGTCCGAGCAGTACACCTGTGAGGCATCCCGTGAGAATCCCCCAAAACGGACTCTTTTGCACGACTTCCCTTCCTTTCTCGGCCCGTAGGCCATCGAACTGCATTTTTGTACGACAACGAACAACCCAAATCCGCGCAGATTCTGCGCTTAAAATACAAAGAAGTCAATCCGAGGCAACACCTTTGTTCAACAAAACAAAAGCCCCGCGCGAGTGCGGGGCTCGTGCGGGGGCGCTTCAGTCGTTGATTGTTGTGATGGTGAACGGGCTCACCAGAATCGCTTCTGATGCCCCATCGAGTTCGACCGCCACAATTCGTTCGCTTCCCCCATTCCCGAGATTCCCGTTGCTCCAGATACCAAGGACCTTTCCTTTGAGTCCTTTGGGCAGTTGAGCTTCAGCGGTGGTGATGAACCGATCACCCTCGCGAATGACTCGCGTGCTACCTCGTGGAATGATTCCGGCGTAGAACTCGGCGCTATCGAGGATGAGATCTCCCCACATGCAGCGCTTCAGAGTCTCGCCTTCTCGTAGTTGAATTTGATTCCCGGATTCTGACATCGCCCCGCTCCTTGACCCGTAGGCCTCAGTGCTGCGTTTCTTGTACGACAACGAACACGTAAATCTGCGGTGATTTTGCACTTCATGTGAGAAGAAGTCAATCCATCGACAAAAAAGAAGCCCCGCCGACGTTCTGTCGGCGGGGCGGGGTTAGACACTTTTCGGAAGGATGTCGTCCGGAATAACATACGCGCGTATGGTTGCCCCATCGAAGAGAACGTTGATGAGGTCTCCTGGAGAGAGTGTGTTCATCTCGATCTCTACCACTGTTCCGGTACTTCCCTTTGGGATGTACCAGATGCCTCTAGAGACAACGCGGTCTCCAATTCGAATGGTGTATCCTTTTGTGTTGAAGCCGACGCACTTTCCGTTCGAAACGATGAAAATCCCCCACAGACATCGTGAGGTGGTTTCTCCCGCCAGGAGAACCGGCTCAACTTCTTTGCGGATTTCTTGTACGTCGCTCATGGGACTCCTTTCGAGTCTCTGTGTTGAACAACAATTCTGGCGAAACAATAGTCCGATATGCGTGCTTTGTCAACGAAGATGAAGAAGCCCTGCCGACGTTCTGTCGGCGGGGCGTTCTTCTTTTGTTATTTCTGTTCTTGCGGAGGTCGTTTGCGATCGTTGCGTCCACCTCGGTACCCCATGAGGTACTTACGAGGGTCTTCGTCGAGGTTTGTGAAATGATCTGCAGCCTCGATGAGTTTTGCGGATGTTGAACGTCCGAATGCGATTGCTTCTACTTGGCACCCTTCACTAATTTGAAGATACTGCACAAGTGGAACATAGTCTCCGTCCCCAGATACAATGACAACGGCATCCAATTTTGGTGCGAGTTTCACTGCGTCCATGGCGAGTCCAACGTCCCAGTCGGCCTTTTTTGCACCTCCTGCGAAAATTTGTAAATCTTTTGTCTTCACCTCAATACCCATCTTGGTAAGAGCTTCAAAAAATGTTTTTTCTTCACCTGATTCAGTTGAAATAACGTATGCGATTGCACGAACGAGCGGTCGCTCCCCTATTGCATCTTTAACGATTGCTGCGAAATTAACGCGAGCGTTGTAGAGATGTCGTGCACTGTGATAGAGATTTTGCGCGTCGATAAAAACGGCAACGCGCTGTGCCTTCTGTTTGATTATGGTCATAAAATGATTTTAATAAGCTCAAAATTCAAATTTCAAAATCCAAAAAAGTAATGCTCAATGTGTTATATATGTAAATTTTTTGAGCTTTGGATTTTATACTTTGAGCTTACGGTACGATTACTCTTTGATCTTCTTCATCAACTCAGTGTACTTTGCTGGGTTTTTCTTTTTGAGGTATGCCAAATGTGTTCGGCGTTGTGCCACCATTCCGAGAAGACCACGTCGTGAGTGTTTGTCCTTGCGGTTGTCTTTCAGGTGCTTCGAAAGTTCATCAATACGTTTTGAGAGCAAATTGATTTGTACTTCTGGAGAACCAGTGTCAGCATCGTGCCGAGCGCTTTCTTTGATAACTTTGATTTTCTTTTTCTTGGATAACATATGAATAGAATATGGGTGGATAGTATGTGGTATGTAGAATGTGGAATGAGGTATATGGAATGTGGGGCGGTGATACAAAAATGTTGGGGTTAGGGCCTCCAACGGAAAATACTATATCAAAACTTTGGACATATCGCAAGTTAGGGTGTGTGTCGCTGGTGTGTAGGGAAAATGTGTCTGGATACGTGTGGAAGGTATTGTTTATCTTGTTTTGGTGTTGTGTAGTTTTTGAAGGTACGTTCTTCGGATCCACCGTATTTCTGGGCCGTGTCTAGTATACAGTGGACCCTTTCGCGGGGTCAGAAAAAACTCATCATTCACTGACCCCGCGTTTTTATATACCAAAAGAAAAAGCCGGCATGCTCTGTTGAAAAACAGTGTGCACACCGGCCGGAGGAGTGATTTATTTGAACCCGTTGGCAATCCAGATAACTGCGAAAACGAGTCCTCTAGCGAGAGCAATTATAGACGCGAACCCGAAGGAGAGTGGCCAGATAAGAGCGGTAGACGGCTGAGGCCGGTACATCCAAGGGGTTCCGGATCCCGTTGTGCCCCCAGACTTTCGAAGTGCCCACACCCAACACCCACCGAGAAAGATGTACCCAAATGCTCCGACTATCCAACACAGCGCAATTATCCAGTTCATCTCGCACCCCTTTTGTTAGTGAGGCGTAATTGTCTGTTGAACTATCTAGCGTTGTTTATATGCTTGTACAAAGGCATTGTCAATGTATTTCTTTTTTAACAGATGTGTCGCACAATATCACATAGAGATATATTGTGACGGCAAAAGTTTTTGAATAGAAAAAGACCCGCCACAGGAGGACGGGTCTGAAGAACTGGGGTTCGGGACGCTCACACTCGAGAGATTCTAGGCACCTTGCGTTTTGTGTCGACCGAGAACTCGGGCCGAACGCGACAGGTGGTGTACCCAGGTCTCGAGTTTAGGCAACTTCTCCCCAAACCCTTTTCCATATACACACTATCACAGTACAAAAATATGTCCACATCCATTAGTATTTTTCATATTATATGATCAAAGATGTTGAAACATTAAAAAGAGAATTTCTTGAATACCTCGAGATTGAGCGAGGTCGTTCTATTAAGACAATAGAAAACTACGACCGGTACCTCTCTCGATTTATTGCATTTTCGAAGGTGTCCAAGACGAGTGATATTACCGAGACATCTGTTCGTGAATTTCGTTTGTGGTTGAACCGCCAAACATCGCGTGTCCAGAAAAAAGATGCAGGTAACACCTTGAAAAAGAATACACAGAACTACTACCTCATCGCCCTCCGTGCATTTTTAAAGTTTCTACGTAAACGAAACGTGGAAACACTTCAACCAGAAGCAATTGAACTCGCAAAAGTCGGCGAACGTGATCTTGATTTAATTACACCAGTGGAGCTTGGTCGTATTATGGATGCCCCAAAAGGAAGCTCTGTGCAAGCACTGCGAGATAAGGCGTTGTTGGAGCTACTCTTTTCAACAGGTATGCGTGTATCGGAGCTCGTATCACTTCCGCGCGATGTTGATTTGTCGCGAGGCGAATTCTCTATTCGTGGAAAGGGTGAAAAGGTTCGTGTGGTCTTCGTTTCCCCTTCTGCACGAGATGCGGTTAATGCGTATTTAGAAAAAAGAACTGACATGGACGATGCACTCTTTATCCAGTTTGGAAAGGCGTCAAAAAATGCAAAAGACTTGAGGTTAACGGCTCGTTCTGTTGAGCGTTTGGTAAAACGATATGCAGTGAAATCAGGTATCAGTAAGAAAGTAACACCACACGTCATTCGCCACTCGTTTGCGACCGATTTACTTGAGAATGGTGCTGATTTACGAAGTGTGCAGGCACTCCTCGGTCATGCAAATATCACCACGACGCAAGTGTACACGCACGTGACCGACAAACATTTGAAAGAGGTGCACAACAAATTCCACGGCCAACAAAAACAATAGTACAATACACGTATCGTTATCGGCGCTTTTATTTTTTATGAAAAAATATTACATACTCGTACTTTTTGTCTGTGTTATAAGTCCACTCTTTGCTCGTGCGGAAGACGTTATTTTTCAAAAAGTACTTCGAACCTATGATCAAAATGGATATAACTCTTCCTGGGGCTCCCGTGCTTTTGAAGGTACAGCGTGGCTTTCAGGAGGAGATTTGATAGTCACAGGAAGTTGCAAACAGGACCACACAGGAGGCGCATTTCTCTTCGGAAGTGATGGTGTATATAAAGGAATTGGAAACACATGTAGTGATACAAGCTCTATTAGGTTGGGCTGTTCGGAGGCGGGAGGATGTCAATTGGGGACCGCTATTGCTGAGCGCCCAGATGGTTCAATTGTACGTTTAGGACAAAGCCGCAATTTTGTTCGACGCTCTCCTGCTGTCTACACTATTGCATCAGACGGGCTCTCGTTTGTATCTCGACTCTTTTTTTCAAAATCAAGCGATGAGTATATGTATCCCCAAGGTCCAGAAAATGACTGGAATACATGGGCAAGCTACTACGATCCTGTTGTTACCTCGGATGACATACTGGTGATGAGGAAAGGTGGAGATGGGTACTTTCCACAACTAGACCGTCTTGTTGCGTTTAGTCTGCCAGAGTTCGGTGCGCTGTGGACAAAAAATTTAACGGGAGAGATCGTTGGTGGTATTAAAGATATGTTCATTCAAACCAACGCACGAAATTATCCCAAAGAACTCGTTGTATATCGCGTGAGTCGTGGTGGGGTAACTGAAATTGACCGAGAACCAATCAATGGATTATGGAAATCATCGTGGGGCACATCCGCTTTGAAAAAAGATCCTAGTGATGCATCGGTGTTTGCTATTAAAACAGGAACAGGTCCACGAGATACAAAAATAGTTCGCTACCGAGCGAGTGCTTCAGGTATACAAAAAATTGATGAGAGAACTATACCTAGTGATGTGTATGGCGCTGACTTTTCAATCTTTGGTGACTACCTAGCATTTGCTACAGGTGGCCCTCGCGTGTGGAAGGGTACGAAGGAGCTAACGATTGGAAGCGCCCCTGCAGGCACACTGTGGAATGTTTCAAGTGTTTCGTTTGGTCGTGATGGAAAACTCGCCGTCGCAAATGCTAAAAATGTGTTGTTGTACGCGCTTAGTGGAACGGTTACACCTCCGGTTTCCATTCCTCCACCAGGTGGCTCGGGGAAAGGTGCTCCATTATATGATTTGAAGTATGGGAATTGTACATTAAAGATGACTACGGGCGATGTTCAATTTAACTCACCCATCACAAGTGCATTTTTTAATTGTATGCTCAATAGTGCTCTTCAAGGATTTACAACAAGTAAACGCTAGATAAAATTCAAGTACATCTCTAATAAGGCCCCGCTCAAGTACGAGTGGGGCTTTGTGTTCTTGTGTGAAGTAGGTCGAGAAGAATAGCGAACCAATATTTCACGGGGTACAATGTGTGTGTCATTATTCATTTTTATTTTTTATGAAAAAATATTACATACTCGTACTTTTTGTCTGTGTTATAAGTCCACTCTTTGCTCGTGCGGAAGACGTTATTTTTCAAAAAGTACTTCGAACCTATGATCAAAATGGATATAACTCTTCCTGGGGCTCCCGTGCTTTTGAAGGTACAGCGTGGCTTTCAGGAGGAGATTTGATAGTCACAGGAAGTTGCAAACAGGACCACACAGGAGGCGCATTTCTCTTCGGAAGTGATGGTGTATATAAAGGAATTGGAAACACATGTAGTGATACAAGCTCTATTAGGTTGGGCTGTTCGGAGGCGGGAGGATGTCAATTGGGGACCGCTATTGCTGAGCGCCCAGATGGTTCAATTGTACGTT encodes the following:
- a CDS encoding NYN domain-containing protein, with the translated sequence MTIIKQKAQRVAVFIDAQNLYHSARHLYNARVNFAAIVKDAIGERPLVRAIAYVISTESGEEKTFFEALTKMGIEVKTKDLQIFAGGAKKADWDVGLAMDAVKLAPKLDAVVIVSGDGDYVPLVQYLQISEGCQVEAIAFGRSTSAKLIEAADHFTNLDEDPRKYLMGYRGGRNDRKRPPQEQK
- the rpsO gene encoding 30S ribosomal protein S15, whose translation is MLSKKKKIKVIKESARHDADTGSPEVQINLLSKRIDELSKHLKDNRKDKHSRRGLLGMVAQRRTHLAYLKKKNPAKYTELMKKIKE
- a CDS encoding tyrosine-type recombinase/integrase; this encodes MIKDVETLKREFLEYLEIERGRSIKTIENYDRYLSRFIAFSKVSKTSDITETSVREFRLWLNRQTSRVQKKDAGNTLKKNTQNYYLIALRAFLKFLRKRNVETLQPEAIELAKVGERDLDLITPVELGRIMDAPKGSSVQALRDKALLELLFSTGMRVSELVSLPRDVDLSRGEFSIRGKGEKVRVVFVSPSARDAVNAYLEKRTDMDDALFIQFGKASKNAKDLRLTARSVERLVKRYAVKSGISKKVTPHVIRHSFATDLLENGADLRSVQALLGHANITTTQVYTHVTDKHLKEVHNKFHGQQKQ